From a region of the Daphnia pulicaria isolate SC F1-1A chromosome 1, SC_F0-13Bv2, whole genome shotgun sequence genome:
- the LOC124321126 gene encoding ribosome biogenesis protein WDR12 homolog codes for MAALKRSLLNDEGQIQVRFVTKQEKYALPEAPFSIPSGIKADSLSVLVNNLLRETHESGWDEVDFDFLVCGEFVRLPLIEHLKLKDINTEVTVEVEYLERFPAPEPEDSLNHDDWVSASHCFKDWILTGCYDNTLHIWKTDGTHKSTIPGHCGPIKGVRWIEVTGSTATFASVSHDQTVMLWKMNLETYAIECVHIGRGHERSIECVDVDKNSSFLATGGWDNMLKIWSATSDSNSTNEIDDGEKEKGCSIGSGKSLRRTPLMTLPGHKEAISSVVWTENNEIFSSSWDHTIKLWDAELGGLKSEIVGNKSFFCISRSPLNQTLITASADRHIRLYDARSQEGSIVKATFTSHVGWVSTVCWSTTHERLFVSGGHDNILKLWDSRSPKAPLYDMTGHEGKILCADWSNPSIIISGATDNTLKIFKSEV; via the exons ATGGCGGCTTTAAAAAGAAGCTTGTTAAATGACGAAGGCCAGATTCAAGTGAGATTTGTAACGAAACAGGAGAA ATATGCTCTCCCAGAAGCTCCATTTTCAATTCCTTCTGGAATAAAAGCAGACTCACTAAGTGTTTTAGTCAACAATTTGCTAAGAG aaacACACGAATCAGGATGGGATGAGgtagattttgattttctagtaTGCGGAGAATTTGTAAGGCTTCCACTTATTGAACATCTAAAACTGAAAGACATTAATACTGAAGTCACAGTTGAAGTAGAATACCTTGAAAGATTCCCTGCTCCAGAACCTGAAGATAGTTTAAATCATGATGACTGGGTATCTGCTTCCCACTGTTTTAAAGACTG GATCCTTACAGGGTGTTATGATAATACCTTGCATATATGGAAGACTGATGGTACTCATAAGTCAACTATTCCAGGGCACTGTGGCCCCATCAAGGGAGTACGATGGATTGAAGTGACTGGCTCAACTGCTACTTTTGCAAg TGTTTCTCATGATCAAACAGTTATGCTGTGGAAAATGAACCTTGAAACTTATGCAATTGAATGTGTGCATATTGGAAGAGGACATGAGCGCTCCATTGAATGTGTAGATGTTGATAAGAATTCATCCTTCCTTGCTACTGGTGGTTGGGACAATATGCTTAAAATTTGGTCTGCCA CATCTGATTCAAATTcaacaaatgaaattgatgatggtgaaaaggaaaaaggatgcTCTATTGGTTCTGGAAAATCACTCAGACGT ACACCATTGATGACTTTGCCTGGCCACAAGGAAGCTATATCTTCTGTTGTTTGGACTGAAAACAATGAAATCTTTAGTTCTTCCTGGGATCACACCATCAAATTGTGGGATGCTGAATTGGGAGGATTAAAATCCGAAATTGTTGGAAACAAATCCTTCTTCTGCATTTCTCGTTCTCCATTAAACCAAACTCTTATCACTGCTTCAGCTGATCGTCATATACGTTTGTATGATGCCCGATCTCAAG aggGGTCAATTGTGAAAGCCACATTCACTTCACACGTTGGGTGGGTATCAACGGTTTGTTGGTCTACGACACATGAAAGATTATTCGTATCCGGTGGCCATGATAACATTTTAAAGTTGTGGGATAGTAGGAG tccCAAGGCTCCGTTATACGACATGACGGGACATGAAGGCAAGATCCTGTGCGCTGACTGGTCAAATCCTTCGATAATAATAAGTGGTGCAACGGATAATACGTTAAAGATCTTTAAATCTGAagtataa
- the LOC124321252 gene encoding enhancer of polycomb homolog 1-like codes for MSTTKLSFRARALDAAKPMAVFMAHELPDLPDFTIINRAVPQMPTGMEKEEETEHHLQRAIVTGLIIPTPEVFQVDEAGCYSRCYPGEWKVPRNLIHMQPFTMEQDIPDYDMDSDDEKWINSQAGKLDITPLQFEEMMDRLEKNSGQTVVTLNEAKSLLKQDNDYIIAVYDYWLNKRLKMLNPLIPQVKTEKFGGTGSSGNPYIAFRRRTEKMQTRKHRKNDEASYEKMLKLRRDLSRALSLLDMIKKREKFKREVVHFGIEVYEKRYQLSDYSGHVINELTSQVKQQPRPNSAPLSTIQSSNVWANAIPPLTGNLPSIQSNRGRSYKDELLIRKERRNYRKRRHKTSTTRGGLTSVGVPAPTASTISASVASSTRGMSCFSDGPSASSEDEVESAVVASHSDADEAESDIEKQGPFTFRRKLHCNYLAPTQVSSPYPCYGPEDGGLADKRFRFCLTSLATPQPRCIGLTRRRMGRGGRVVLDRTYSPLEAAWGSVGDMPSPPTASEDLKEDIRTNWRHFRPSSPAEQQMESNCVEPPNSNAVGSVDVSADDNIDHYQSVDSQTLDSLFFDAGLDGFRVPPIEYSPPCVTNSNFNVIGDSTTPSVGKMDLDWWNYFDSVEPEDAANDTSPQEVNGQKSYTSLHMNGVGSPSTATDSPFWKIPKSATLPNNDCSMVNPCLGDLHTAEDKDQNNQTVVDFLLIDSTFAMEVT; via the exons ATGAGCACGACGAAGTTATCGTTTCGTGCCAGGGCTTTGGATGCCGCCAAGCCTATGGCCGTTTTCATGGCCCATGAACTGCCAGATTTACCGGATTTTACGATTATCAATCGTGCAGTCCCTCAAATGCCAACTGGCatggaaaaggaagaagaaacg GAACATCATCTGCAACGTGCCATTGTCACTGGCTTGATAATTCCCACTCCAGAAGTGTTCCAGGTTGATGAAGCAGGCTGCTACAGTAGATGTTATCCAGGAGAATGGAAAGTGCCAAGAAATCTTATTCATATGCAAC CATTTACAATGGAACAAGACATTCCAGACTACGACATGGATTCGGATGACGAAAAGTGGATTAATTCTCAAGCAGGAAAATTGGACATTACTCCTTTACAG TTTGAAGAAATGATGGATAGATTGGAAAAAAACTCTGGTCAAACTGTAGTTACCCTCAATGAGGCAAAATCATTATTGAAACAAGATAATGATTACATAATTGCAGTGTACGATTATTGGCTAAACAAACGTCTAAAGATG CTCAATCCGTTGATTCCACAAGTGAAGACGGAAAAATTCGGTGGAACCGGTTCCAGTGGCAATCCGTATATCGCCTTTAGGCGCCGAACCGAAAAGATGCAAACCCGTAAACatcggaaaaatgatgaggctTCCtacgaaaaaatgttgaagttgAGGAGAGACCTGAGTCGTGCGTTGTCCCTTTTGGATATGATTAAGAAACGCGAAAAGTTCAAGCGAGAAGTAGTCCACTTCGGAATCGAAGTGTACGAGAAACGATATCAGCTCTCTGATTACTCTGGACATGTCATCAATGAATTAACCTCCCAAGTTAAGCAGCAGCCTCGCCCCAACTCGGCGCCATTGTCGACCATCCAGAGCTCCAACGTTTGGGCCAACGCCATTCCTCCTTTGACTGGAAACCTTCCGTCTATACAGAGTAACAGAGGACGATCTTACAAA GATGAGCTGCTTATTCGAAAAGAACGCCGAAACTACCGGAAACGACGGCACAAGACTTCGACGACTCGTGGGGGACTTACGTCAGTCGGAGTTCCCGCACCAACAGCGTCAACAATATCAGCATCGGTTGCGTCGTCCACTCGTGGAATGAGTTGTTTCAGTGATGGACCTTCTGCCAGTTCGGAAGATGAAGTAGAGAGCGCCGTCGTCGCCTCTCACAGTGATGCCGACGAAGCAGAATCTGATATTgagaaacaaggcccgtttaCATTTCGGCGGAAACTACATTGCAATTACTTGGCT CCTACCCAAGTGTCGAGTCCGTATCCATGCTACGGCCCAGAAGACGGTGGCTTGGCTGACAAGCGATTCCGCTTTTGTTTAACTTCGCTCGCGACACCTCAGCCTCGTTGCATAGGGTTAACTCGAAGGCGAATGGGACGTGGAGGAAG AGTGGTTCTTGATCGAACTTATTCCCCGTTGGAAGCTGCTTGGGGTAGTGTCGGCGATATGCCCAGTCCTCCAACTGCTTCTGAAGACTTGAAGGAAGACATTCGAACCAATTGGAGACATTTTAGACCAAGTTCACCTGCTGAGCAACAGATGGAGTCGAATTGTGTCGAACCCCCCAATAGCAATGCTGTTGGTTCTGTTGATGTCAGTGCGGATGACAACATCGATCATTACCAAAGTGTCGATTCTCAGACTCTCGACAGTTTGTTTTTCGATGCGGGTCTTGATGGCTTCAGGGTGCCGCCAATTGAATACAGTCCGCCGTGTGTTaccaattcaaatttcaacgtCATTGGCGATTCGACGACACCTTCGGTTGGCAAAATGGATCTGGACTGGTGGAATTATTTCGATTCCGTCGAGCCAGAGGATGCCGCAAACGATACCAGTCCGCAGGAAGTGAACGGCCAGAAATCGTACACTTCGCTTCACATGAACGGAGTGGGATCACCTTCGACTGCGACCGATTCACCGTTCTGGAAAATTCCCAAGAGTGCTACCCTGCCTAACAACGATTG TTCCATGGTCAACCCGTGCTTGGGCGATTTACACACTGCTGAAGACAAGGACCAAAATAATCAAACGGTGGTTGATTTTCTCTTGATCGACTCTACGTTTGCTATGGAAGTCACGTGA